The Plasmodium falciparum 3D7 genome assembly, chromosome: 5 DNA window TTCGTTTTGCCGTAATATAAActaagaaatattaaatatatacataaatacataaatatatatatatttttttttatatatttacatataatatttaacgTGTGGATATTAGTAGTTATCAAAATATTgcacatttaataaatttttttaactttattttgtgtacattttataaataaatataatattatctcTATTCCTTGTATGATTAATTTTTGTGTGTGTATATtgtgttatattttatttatttttatttattttttttttttataggatGATACGTATACAGACAGTTATATAAGTACCATAGGAGTAGactttaaaataaaaacaatagaaatagaagataaaataataaaattacaaaTAGTAAGATGAATgagatattatatacatatgtgtaaatatatttatttataatattttgttatcGTCATTTTGTttgatttatttgtttaGTGGGATACGGCTGGGCAAGAAAGGTTCCGAACAATAACATCCTCATATTATAGAGGAGCCCAAGgtatataaaagaaaggaaaaaaaataaatattaaaatgtatgtggatatatatatatatatatatatacatatatacaattatatgtagatatatacatatttaatgtatatattaattttatgatCTTAGGTATAATTATTGTATATGACGTAACGGATAGGGACAGCTTTAATAACGTTAAGAATTGGATTATAGAAAttgaaaagtaaaaaaatgaatggaaaatataaaaggaaaTACACAAATggatacatacatacatacatatatatatatatatatatatatttatatatttatatatatatgtgttttttttttattattatttcttagaTATGCTTCTGAAGATGTACAGAAGATATTGATAGGAAATAAGATCGATTTAAAGAATGATAGGAATGTAAGTTATGAGGAGGGGAAAGAATTAGCTGACAGTTGTAATATTCAATTTTTAGAAACATCAGCAAAAATTGCTCACAATGTTGAACAAGCATTTAAAACGATGgcatatgaaataaaaaataaatcacaACATGAAACTATTAATAAaggaaaaacaaatattaatttGAATGCAAGACCAATTAAGGATACCAAAAAGAAATGTTGTTGAATGAAAGAGAAGGAGCTAGATCAACGTGGTTACAAATATGTGGAAATAGagcacacatatatataatatatatatatatatatataatatattttattatatgacaTTTGAACAAGTTAATATTACGACGAGCGTCCATACACATTTAAACATTATACatgtaataattaaaaaaaaaaaaaaaaaaaaaaaaaaaaaaaatatatatatatatatatatatatatatatatatcataaatatatatttatttttttttcttttttttatatttatacattcgTGTgtgttgttttattttatttttttttaaaccatGTTTTCGTGTTTTTCTTATGTGTAAAAGGGCTAATTTACACatttacaattattattatgtttttattttatttttttttaaaagaaaaacgtGACAAGaggttttatatatatatatatgaacatatgtatatatatatatatatatatattttttttttttatgcatacatttttttgtatgttcacatttatatgttacaaattgatataaacatttaattttttttttttttttttttttaatgattaaataatttaaaaaaaaaaattttttttttttttttttattcattataaagtaaataaataaataaatataaatatatatatatatatatatatatatatatatatttgtatgtacatatatatattcgtATGGATGTTTATTGTGGGAAGTATTTCCCATTTCCCATTTTTCATATCATCGACTGTATATCGTCTTTGTAAGATAATATACTGTAGAGAGGTATTCCTACCCTTTTCTCAAAGATATCcttaaaatatatcttttgaTTATTTTCGTTTATCTCATATTCATTTCTATTAAGCAATACTATAAACGCTACTACTTTTAAATGTTCATATGTTTTTAATTTGGCTAATATTTCCGTTAATGCTGTTCCACAAGTAAAAACATCAtcaataattatgatatttttcttttcttcatcttgattattttttgtttttttttttaagtttagtatatctttatcatcatcatcaagATTTCCCacaataacatttttatcaccatattcttttttttcttttctatcatataaataaaaaatgttagaATATTTTTTGGATTCAAATAAAAAGTGACTTGTTAAGGATACCATAGGAATACCTTTATATGAAGCACCTAATAAATAATCAAAtgataatttgttttttaatattaattcggataataaaaaacaaattatatttgaagaaacaatattatttaatactccacttgaaaaaaaatagtttgattttcttttcgattttaaaataaattctcCAAATTTTAATgccttatattttaaaagaacaacttttaataatttcttcatCTCTTTAATGTAGGAACTATAAGAATtaccatcatcatcataattattatcatcatcatcattaaaattaacattatcaatattattattaacaagttccttcttttttctttcctcACATATCTTATCCTTCAGATGTACAAAACTTTTATATATCTCCTCATCACACAAAAATTCATTCTCTTTTATCGTCgtcatatttaaaataataacaaaattaacataaatatataatatatatatatatatatatatataatatatatatagaattataattttatatattttattaagttTTATATAACATGCCTTCAAgggctatatatatataataaaaaacgtttatatattttatatacatataaataatatttataattttttttctatattttataaatgttcaacaaaaaaaaaaaaataaataaaaaaaaaaaaaaaaaaaaaaaaaaaaaaaatacatatatatatatatatatatatatataatatatatattatattattgtgGGAGGtaactttttatttataattctaCACTTCACTAGAacacaaaataaattttttaagttcatataaaatatatacctcTCCAATATTAAGTTTTATCACATTCTAcctataatcatatataatatgtaatatataatatatcatatataatatatcatatataatatatcatatataatatatcatatataaaatatcatatataatatatcttatatatataacatatattttattatattatatttatttatttatttatttatttatttttttgtttatgtttaaataatttacttattttttgaaatattaaaaactttttatatgaataaataataccTCAAAAAAATGTGTtgttctattattatttctgaAGAATaggaatgaaaaaattatgtaacttgaatttttcaaaaaaataaaaaaaataaaaaataaaataaaataaaaagaccaacaatgtaatatattacaatatatatatatatatatatatatattttttttatatgacatATTTTtctgatttatttttatttaaaattttgttGATCACTTGTGAAATGTCATTTTTATGTACCATAAAATTGTAAATAATACTtttcaaatatttattatccttAAAATGCTCTGATAAGATATTAAAATTTGCTATTATTAATTCAAATAAATCATTTCCATAATGTATcgatttatttgtatttccTTCATCTCTACAATTTTGTAATAACACATCAGTATCATTTCTtagtttattatattgttttctttttattttatttatatatatattttcaacattttttggatacatattatttaagataaaataattttttgttattccATAAAATAACacttgtaaaaatataacatcattattatgtgtatttaataaaacatcatatgaaatatttttattatctttataatatttgaatGTATTGTGTACCCCCGAGAAATATGCAACATCCTTATTTAAATCACATGTGATTTGATTTCTATGACATCTCttgtatatgttataatttctcaaaaatatttcatatttaaataaaaaaaataatattaatacattcATATATGTGATATGTCTAATATCATCACatgtattcattttattattatagagTTGTAATctattttttgataaaatgTAAAGAAATTCTTTTCCGTGTGTCCTATTCAtatttgaagaaaaaaataaataaccaataattttttttttcactctacttatattttccatatataaagaaaaaatataaatcaataCATTCTTCTCATTAAGACTTTTAAGAAATAggttcttttctttttttaataacatattaattatatcaaACATTATATCTACATGTTTTACAAgcatgtatataataaaagctttttttttttttttttttaatttttttatattcacaatattatcataataattattaggTTCATTTGTAattatcttattattataaatgaaattTGATTTATTATCCTTGGAAGAATATAACATGTTTGttaattttatacatttatttatatagaaaaagttatacataattattttataaatatatttcttctgtATTCTACTCATATGTTCggttatataatttcttaaaaattgtaatatttttattgaatttataatatgatgcttgtttataaaaaagtttttatcatttaatttttttatttctttatttataatattattatataaatatatatatatacatttatataaatcaaaaaaaatatacataccattattattcattttgtttactatatttgttaataataaaaaatgaccATCTAAATTACTCATATGAAAAAGTTCATTCCTTAATTTATTAtcactatatataaatatttttataaaatgttttatatcgaaattatatatattttttgtttcaataattatttttctttttaacatATCATCGATTTTTAATAACATCTCATAACTACCATTTTCAAATCggtttctatatatttttattttattaatatatttataaatttttaataataataagatatttttttttatattcacaaATTCAATAgattccattttttttaaaaccataaataataatttgttaCATTTGTTCTGTAgagaattataatattcctCCTCTTCTTCTATTCTAAAATTAATAACATAAGgatctttattttctttttttccattttccTTTATACCATTCTggatcatatataataattttaaacatCCATAAATCGATGTATAACTTAAATGATTAAAATCATAATTAATGAAGACAATTAAATTATCTATCAACATATAATTCAATATATAGTCATGTGTTTTGctttttaataattgtatatataaattaattaaagaaTACAACCACATATATCCAGAACATATTAATTTGAATAATGTGTCATCACCAGGAACATACCTTACCTCATATggtttatcataattatgatCAGAGGAACAATGAGTAGCATCAATAAAATCATCCATTTTTATTGAAacatcttttaattttttattttttctttccatTGTATTCATATTTTGTACCCTCTTCAACACACCAAGGAAAGATAACAATCCATTTttacaattataaaaaatagatgaataaattaattttgttaaaaaattattatacaattCTATATGTCTATTAATTTCTATAatcttatacatatataaaaagtgaATATTCTTCATATTAGTACCTCTTATCAAATTCATATACATTTCTATTAACTTATTAAACTCAggcatattttttaaaactacATAATCATatgatattaaataattaagaaatatactaatacatattaaatttgtttcatatttatttgttatatcgtcattttcaatataatataatttatttttattattcaaatgTATATTGTTCTCCTCATAAGAACTATATAATACAcctttcttatttatattaatcttttcatttttacaaGAAATCACCTCCCTACTTATTCGGTTGTCCtcattttcatatttcataacaccatcatttattttttctatttctttaatattattttctcctTGGACGTAATTATGCTTTCCTATCATCTCCTTTGCTCTACTTCCTATATATACTAATTTCTCTCTGAATTCTGTTTCTCTTCGGATATTTTGAacttgtattaatatattattcctaTAATCATTTTCACCTATGGTATCGTTGTGTgctgttttatttatattatacaaagaatataaagctaaatatttgtttacataattatgagatatattttttgtttttttttttgttcttctttttaatataataatatccttataagaatttaataaatttttttttctcttttttttttcgaacTCATTTTCAAacgatttatataattttatatttcttaacaTATCATGCTGATAACACAAgggtattatattttcttcattacaAAACAAATCTAACGTTCtatatgattttttatttactttattataatacgaatatatataactattattTTTGTCTTCCCAGTTTATTTCATACAAAAATATGTTGCAATATTTTAACAAGGTCTTTataaattcattattttttatattattcgtcttaattatatacaaatatgttataatatcCTTCATATTAATTAACGAAAACGTTTTGTGCTTTTTATGAACTGGGAATAGATTAAGACgttccaatttttttttttccttcttctttttcttcttcttcttcccTTTATTACTTATAATTAACTTATTATActcttttattaatttattcattttttttattaacaaattAGAATGTAACAAATGTATTTtagaataatatatctttaatttctcaaaagataatgatattaaagaaaaatattttattcttttatttgtttttatatgaatactTTTCAAGATCTTATCAATTAACAtttcattcatttttttattatttatttcaaagaaacaatatacaaataatatcttACTTAAGACATTCATATCactttcattatatatatacgtcTTAATTACACATgatattgataataaaaacctttttattatttctatatcTAACAACacatcttttattttaaactcattattatataatatgccaTCTTCTGGTAATATGTAATAACTATTAAAAAAGTTACTTCTGTTTATTTCGTCTGatctataaaatatattttttatatattgaatataataatatttatatatattgtatataattaaactTATATGCTTCATACTCATACAATGGATATGTTTCAtctcttttaatattttcaatattatataattgtaattattctcatgatatatatttatcatactAGTAATCAAATATATGTTACACAACTCCTTATTCTTTCTAAGGTCTAGaatgttattaatattattccaACTTTTCATATCTTTCAATTCTTTATCTTTCTTGATGCACACCGTTGGTAggaatttattttcttctaggTAGCTATCAGAAGAACCTGATTTGTTATAACTTGGAATTCCCGAAGGATTATCACTTACAAGGATTCTGCTATTTGTAGGATAATCCTGTCTGTTCATGTAATTTGTTTGGCTATTTGTAAGATTATCCTGTCTATTCATGTAATTTGTTTGGCTATTTGTAAGATTATCCTGTCTGTTCATGTAATTTGTTTGGCTATTTGTAAGATTATCCTGTCTGTTCATGTAATTTGTTTGGCTATTTGTAAGATTATCCTGTCTGTTCATGTAATTCGTTTGGCTATTTGTAGGATAATCCTGTCTGTTCATGTAATTCGTTTGGCTATTTGTAGGATAATCCTGTCCgttcatataatttgtttGGTTATTTGTAGGATAATCCTGTCCgttcatataatttgtttGGTTATTTGTAGGATAATCCTGTCCGTTCATATAATTTCTATCATAATTCACAAAATTCATATCACCCATTTGGAAGAAAGTTCCATTTTCCTCCTTTGGCGAGTTTGTTTCAATTAaatgatttttttcttctactCCCGTGGAGGCAATACATTTAAGATATTCTACATTTGACCTATTTTGTtgagatatatttttaaggaGGTTATGTgcattgttatttttttcctctaTGTTGTATTTTTGCAGagtttttaatttatcatttttgaAATTACAAATAACGTGGAATGGTTCGAATGGGCTTGACAAAGAAGAAGAGGTATTTTTAAGGagtttcctttttatattattcagaTGGATTTTTTGTTCTgcctttttcctttttaaaaataggtaattaatat harbors:
- a CDS encoding orotate phosphoribosyltransferase, producing MTTIKENEFLCDEEIYKSFVHLKDKICEERKKKELVNNNIDNVNFNDDDDNNYDDDGNSYSSYIKEMKKLLKVVLLKYKALKFGEFILKSKRKSNYFFSSGVLNNIVSSNIICFLLSELILKNKLSFDYLLGASYKGIPMVSLTSHFLFESKKYSNIFYLYDRKEKKEYGDKNVIVGNLDDDDKDILNLKKKTKNNQDEEKKNIIIIDDVFTCGTALTEILAKLKTYEHLKVVAFIVLLNRNEYEINENNQKIYFKDIFEKRVGIPLYSILSYKDDIQSMI
- a CDS encoding ras-related protein Rab-1B → MNDSYDSLFKILLIGDSGVGKSCLLLRFADDTYTDSYISTIGVDFKIKTIEIEDKIIKLQIWDTAGQERFRTITSSYYRGAQGIIIVYDVTDRDSFNNVKNWIIEIEKYASEDVQKILIGNKIDLKNDRNVSYEEGKELADSCNIQFLETSAKIAHNVEQAFKTMAYEIKNKSQHETINKGKTNINLNARPIKDTKKKCC